The Candidatus Cloacimonadota bacterium genomic interval TACCTAATACTCTTTCTGATCTCTCTAAATGTCGAATAGTCTCCTTAGTAACTCCACAATGAACAGTGATGAAATCTACTCCTGCTTCAGTTTGCTTTTCTATTTCACGAAAGAGCAAATCTTTGGTCATATCGGTGATCTCTTTGCCCTGGCACAGTAATTCATAGATAACGGAGTAGATCGGGACAGTACCAAACATGATCGGAGATTCTTTGAGTAGAGTTTTTCGGATATGTTCCAGATTACCTCCCGTGGATAGGTCCATAACGCTGTCAGTGCCATATTTAAAAGCGATATGTAGTTTTTCGATTTCTTCCTTGAGATTACATCTAACTTCAGAAGTTCCCAAATTTGCGTTTATTTTTGTACTCAAACCTTTACCAATTGCTCTAGCCGGGAATTTGTGATATATATTCTTCGGGATAACTATTGATCCCATTTCTAATCCTTCTCTGATGAATTGTGGAGTGACATTATCATATCTTGCTGCTTCATGCATTTCATCAGTGATCTTGCCTTGTTTTGCATACTGTTTTTGAGTCATTTTTTACCTCCAGTATTGTTCACAGATTGCTTTTATTCTCTGAATTTTATCTTTTAAATTATGCGATTGCATAAAATAACGAACCATAGCGATATTCTTGACACCTGTCTGTAATACCTTTTCAATATTGCTTTCATCTATGCCGCCTATGGCAACAACAGGCATGTTAACGAGAGATATAATACTTCTTAACTTTTCTGTTCCTACTACAGGATCAGGATTTTCTTTTGTCGGAGTAGCATAGATAGGTCCAAAACCAATATAATCGGGTTTATTTAATATCGCTGTATTGACTTGCTGTAGATTATGAGTTGATAACCCTCTGATTTTAGCATTAGGATAGAGCTTTTCTCCATCTTGCAGTGATAGATCGTCCTGTCCGAGATGATAACCATCTGCTCCAATTAACATTGCTAAATCCGGTCTATCATTTATGATTAGCTTTGTCTTTGAATCTTGGATGATACTATTTATGGTATTACCGATAGATAAGACCTCTTGATCAGAGAGTTTCTTTGCTCTTAACTGGAGCATTTCTATCTCTTCTTCGACACAGATTTCTGCTATTTTATCATAGGGAAGTACCGGGTCAGAGATAATGATATAAAGTCCGAAATCAGACATTTTTTCGCCCTTGCAGTTCTTTATCAATGAGTTCTGCTACTTTACAACCTGACAAGAGCATTCCACCAAAAATAGGACCCATGCGGCTCTGACCATGAACATTATTGGCAGCCATTCCACTAACATATAAACCGGGGTAAACACAACCGCTATTTTTGACTGTTCCACTCTCACCTTCTGCAACATCAAGGGAGTGTTCTCCCAATATCTTTCCAGTGAGTGTTTTAAGTTTAATATCATTCTTCCTTTCCAGATGTTGCACGACTTCTGACGGATGTCCGGTACTGTCTAAAGTAACTTTAGCAGAGATCATTAAAGGATCGACATGCATATTTTGCAGATTTACTGGTGTCCAGTTAATCACGACACCATGAACTCTATCAGTTTTAAGTATAACATCTTCAATCGAGATGCAGTTGAATAAAGTTGCTCCAGCTTTGATAGCTTGATAAATTAGAGCAGATGTAGCTTCTACAGAATCAATGGTGCATAAATCATCTGTTAAATTATGATGAGAAACTCCAATCTCTGCCAATAAATGAATAGCAGAACGTTGAATGATGATCTCGTTGAACATCATTGCCCCGCCCCACATACCACCTCCGGGCGCTAATTTCTTCTCAAAGAGAGCTACTTTGTAACCCTTTTCTGCTAATATCTTGGCAGCGATTAGTCCCGAAGGTCCTCCACCGGCAACTACTACATCATTATCCAGATGGATTTTAAGCTTATTAAAATAAGATTCGATAATTCCTAGTGATACTCTTTTTTCCATTACTCCTCCAATTTCTTTTTTTAGGAGGGTAATGCTAGTAAGTTTTGAGGTTTTTTCTACTTCCTACGCCAGCATTACCCGGATCAGGTTCGAGGGTATTTTCTCAGCCAATAAATAGGCACCCCTGAATCAGAATCATTTTCTGCAAAATTAAAACAAATAAGCGAAACAACTGTCAAGTCCTTTTTTGTCGACCAACTTTAAAGTTGAAGCTTCTTGATCAAGCGTTACTTTAGCCATCAGAGACATTGATAAAAGCCAGATATCTACCATTTATTTAGAAACTGGGAATAAACATACATTAGAAGACAATAGTTAATATATTATACAGACTAGATATCTTTGAACCCTGCGTTGTGTATATGATCTTTAAAGATATCTTGACTTAAAGAAAAAATGTGATATATTATTAAGATAGGCAATAAGTTAGAAGCTTAAACAAAAATTAATGTGGAGGAAAAAATGAGTAAGAGAGATGCTTATGTAAAGAAGGCGAAGGTTCAGATTGATAAGTTTAATGATAAGATTAGTAAATTAGAAGAAAAAGCTAAACATGTGAGTGAAGATGCTAAGTCAAAATATGAATCCAAGATACAAGATGTAAAGAAAAGTATCGAAACAATTAAAAGCAAAATAGCTGATATCCAGGAATCTGGAGAAGATTCCTGGAATGAATTAAAGCATGGTATTGATGAATCATGGAGTGCTTTGAAAAAGGGGATAAAGGAAGCTAAGTCCAAGCTTAAACATTGATGGCTTAGCAATATAACCACTAAAAATTTTTACTATCGATTTGGAAGATTAATTGCTTCAAATAAGAATGATTTGATAAATAAATGGTTATATAGACATTGCAGTGACATAATACAAGGAATAATTAGCGGTTCGAGAGACTCGTAAGAACAAGATATAAGACAATTCGTTTTGATACTAACAGAGGGTCAAAAATTGATTTATAGGGTCATTCTGTCTATATTACTGATAGATAACAGACATGAAAAGTTCATTATTGTTGAATGAAGATTTTGGTTAAGGTAAGAGAAAATAGTTTAGAAATAGATAACGGAGGAAATAAGATTATGAAGATGAAACCAATGTTGATATTAATGTTAACATTATTGACAGTAAGTTTTATATTAGCAACACCACCATTCATGTGGGATGAGAACGGTATTCCTATCAGGCAAGGTGTAAATATTGAATGGTCCAGAGCATCAGCAGTTTTGGACAATGGAACTGTCATCTATGTCTGGTCAGACACCAGATATGGAGGAAGAGACCTTTGGGCACAAGCAGTAGACGAAACTGGAGTACTTTGGGGTCCATCGGGAGTTATGGTTGACGGTAAAGATGATAGGCAAGAAGACCCTGTAGTGATCAAAACCAGTGATGGCAATGCGATTATTGCTTGGATAGATTTTCATTTCGATTCGGTTAATGGTGGAGTATTTGCGCAGAAGATTAATCCACAGGGAGAACTACTATGGGATGAGAGTGTTCCGTTATGTTTAGCTGACGGAGTACAGATATCATTAAACATAGTTCCCGATAATGACGGTGGAGCTTACATTATATGGCAAGATCAACGTTCAGGAACGATTGATATATATGGAGTTCACATAGATAGTGATGGTAATAATTATCCAGGCTGGCCGGAGAATGGACTGGCATTGGCTTCCGGACCCGGTAACCAGCAAAATCATACCTTCTGGGAAGACGGACAGGGTGGAGCAATCCTGGCTTATGTTAATCAAGATTCAGGAATTGAAGATATATATGTTTTAAGAGTTTTATCTGATGGAGAAATAGCGTGGTCTTATCCTTTAGCAACCGGTAATCAGGAACAGCAAAGTGTAAGAATGTCTCCCTTTGGAGCAAATGCTTTTGGTTTTGCCTATACAGATGCTATAAATGGGAACAGGAATATATATGTAAAAGCTATTGATATCGCCGGAAATTTTTTATGGAATGGTGATGCAATTGGTATCAACCCGGATTTTTATCTGCAAGTAAACCCCCGAGTTGCTGCCTCTGCAGATGGTAATTTTATTGTTGTCTGGGAAGATTGGGCTGAAGGATCATCAGATCTAGCTATTCAAAAACTTGATATTAACGGCGATTTCTTATGGGGTCAGAGACCTATGGTCATAGTGACTGATGAGAATAACCAAAAAAATCCCCGTATTGAAGGGGATGCAACCGGTGGTTGTTATGTTGTCTGGGATGATGCCAGAGGAATCGGTCATCCTGAAGTAGATATTTATATGCAGCATGTTACTGTTGATGGCGATATTTCTTGGGAAGAAAATGGTCGACCAGTTGCTCAGGTTCCCGGAGAAACTTTTGCGCCTCTGATTAAACCAATTGGTGATAATATCATCGTTGTTTGGGGTGATATGCGGACAGGATCTATTGGAATCTACTATCAAGCTTATGATCTGGCAGGGAATGCTGTGCTACAGGATAATGGAATTCCGGTGTATTGGGGGTTAAGTGGTGATGCTACAGAACATGTAGCAGTACACAGTGGAGATTATGTTTATGTTATCTGGGAAGATTCGCGTTATGCAAATTTTGGCAATCAGATCAAAGTCCAGAAGATCGATAGTTCTGGTAATGCACTTTTTGAAGAGAACGGAATTTCGATTGTTGATGGGCATTCTGGAACTCATCAAACCTCGTTTCGAGTTATACCTTACCACGAGGGTGGATTAGCGCTAACTTGGACTGAACAACCGGAAGAGTTTGATCTGGTTTATGTCCAAGCAATTGATGCCAATGGTAACCTTTTATGGGGTGACTTTGGAGTACGACCTTCGACTTTAGATTTTAATTTTTCTCAGGCCTACCCTAATGTCCCAAGAATATCCTATGACGGAAATGGCGGATATATTGTTGCTTGGGATGAAACAGATCAGTTAGGGGGCTTTATTCGGAACATTAAGGCACAACGTATAGTTAACGGACAGAGAGTATGGGATGATGAAGGCATTACAATTGCTTATCAGACTGGATCACCAGTTAATCATTTCTTAGAAAGCGTAACGGAAAGATATTTTGTTTGGTTTAGAGGTGGTGGAGCTGATCTTTATGTTAAAAGATTGAATGAAGATGGAACAGTAGCTGACGGTTGGGATGACTATGGAAACCTGATCTGCACTGCTCCTTCTAATAGAAGATTATCCAAATCTGTCTTAACTCCTGAAGGTCTATTGATAGTATGGGAAGATAACAGAGGTGGTACATCCAGTATTTACGGTCAGCTGATAAATGAAAATGGTCAGGTTCAGTGGCAAGAGAATGGTATTCCTCTTATCGATTATGATAACGATCAATCAATAATAAGTATCGAATATGATGATGGATATTTCTATCTCAGTTGGCGTGATGCCCGATTAGATCCGGGAGCTCAAGATGTGGCAATGCAGAAATTTGATCTAAACAGTAATTCGCAATGGGGAGATCCCTCACCATTTGTCGTTAGTAATCAGTTTGAGCAAGACAATCCAAATATGGCTAAGATAGGTGATAATCTGCTTATTGCCTGGGAGAATAATTATGGCGAGATTGGATCTGATCTATTCATCCAATTAGCAAATGCGCAGAATGGCGATCTTTTATGGGCTGTCGATGGTGAAACTCTCTGTGATGCTGAGAAGAGACAGATTATGGCTAAGATCGTACCATTTGATAATCAATTTGGTTTCGTTGTTTGGTCAGACCTTAGATCAAGCGGAAAAGAGGACATCAAAGGTTTATATGCGCAAAAAATAGATGCAACTTTTTCCAATACTGATGAAATAACTATCAAACCAACTGATCATCTGCAGCTTTACGCTAATTATCCTAATCCTTTTAATCCGGAAACGAATATCTCTTTCGATTTAGCTCGTAACGATTATGTCTCATTAAAGATCTATAACCTAAAGGGACAATTAGTAAAAACACTCATTGACAACGAGTATTTGGCTCGCGGTAGTTACCAGCTTGTTTGGTCAGGGACTGATAATAGTAACAAAGCTGTCGGTAGTGGTGTTTATTTCTACAAAATGGAGAGTGATAACATTAGCCAAGTAAGAAAAATGCTCTTATTGAAATAGAATTGAGAAAGAGAGGTAGAGTAACCTCTACCTCTCTAATAAAAAACTTTAAAGGAGATATGTTTTGCATAGAATATTTTTTATAATGTTAATCATTATACTAAGCAGCGCTTTAGGAGCACAATATCTGCCTATACCTGATTTTTACCATCGGTATGATGATATCCTCGATAAACTCTTTCTCTGGCAAGATATCTATCCGGATACGGTCATGGTGCAACAAATAGGTTATTCACAAGAAGACGATATACCAATCTACGCTGTTAAAGTGTCATCAAATGTACAAGTAAACGAAGATAAACCGGCAATTTTAATAATTGGGCAGGTACATGCAGAAGAGATTTTGGGAATTGAGGTCATAATGTATCATATTGAAGAGATACTTCAATATCGTATGGCACCACCCTATAGTCAATGGTTATCAGATCTGGAACTTTGGTTTATCCCAACTCTCAATCCTGAAGGATTACAGGTTGTTATGGATGACTGGGATGTTACATATCGTAAGAATAAACGCGACAACAACGGCAACGGGATTTTTGATTATGTGCCCGGTATAGGACAAGATATTGATGGTGTAGATCTCAATAGGAATTTTGATTTTAACTGGGTGCATGGAGATACATTATATCATCCAGGAGGCAATGAACCATTTGACTATTATCGAGGCCCATATCCGATGTCAGAGGGAGAGATTGAAGCATTACTAAACCTGCTTGACCAACAACATTTCGTTTACTCTATAGTCTGGCATTCTTCCAGAACCGGCAATTTCTCTGAAAAGGTCTTTTATTCTTATGATTGGTATAATGTTCGTCCATCACCCGATTATTACTTAGCACAATCAATTGGGCAAGGGGTAGCTAGCCAGATAAGGAAATATGGGAGTTCATTATTCTATGAAAATCTACCTTCGTTAGGAAGAACAGGTAATGCTCATGACTGGTTTTATAAAGAATATGGCACAATTCAGCTCTTGGTAGAATGTGGTACATCTAATATCCAACCACAAAGTGAAGCACAGATGTTGTCAATCGTTTCAGAAGCAAAAAAAGGTCAAAGATGGCTCTTCAATCGTGCCCTTAATGGTTATTTATCACAAAGTCCTATGTTAACCGGTCATATTCGAGATGCAACAACAAACCAGCCATTACAAGCAGAGGTTATCATCGAACAACATCATGGTAGATTTCTCACTCCACGAATGAGTGATCAACTTTACGGCAGGTATTGGCGACCATTGCTTGCTGGTATATATACAGTAACTATTAGAAAAGAGGGTTATGAAACACAGATAATTGAAGGTGTGGCTGTTAATAATTCCGCTTGGAGAATCCTCAACATTGATCTAGTCAAAAAAGCAGAAACTGTTTTTACCGGAACAGTTCTTATGGAAAATAACCCAGTAGATGCAGAAATTATTCTGACTGATATAGAAGATCACAAAATAATAGTTGAAGATGGTTCCTTTATATATGATACTTATGCAGGTGAAAGAAGGATTTTGATCACTGCCGACGGCGCTTATCCATATATTGGAACGATTTATCTGGAACCGGGGCATCATGATATCGAGATCAACTTAAGTGAAGAACACTTGATTTTTATGGAAGACTGGGACACGGGTTGTTGTCTCTGGATTATAGATGGTCCGTGGCAGACTATCAGCGAAAATTCAATGTCCGGTTTAGCAATGACTGACAGTTGGGATGGTGGCAAGAACTTCTATGCACCAAACACTGATACTTATATAACAACCAATTTTCCAATAAATTTGATTTCTTATATACCACCTTATTATCAGACCCCTTATCTGATTTTCTGGCAGCATTTATATACTGAATGGGATCATGATTTTGTTTACGTACAAGCATCTCCTGATCTCTATGCAGATCCTGAAGATTGGATTACTGTCTATAAGAATTCAGGTAAGTTTGATTGCTGGCATCCTGTTTATGTTTCCTTAGAACCATTAGTCGGAGAAGAATTTTATCTACGATTTAGGTTAACTTCCGATTCACCTGATAGCCGGTTAGTTGATCCGGGTTGGATAATAGACGACCTTAAGATCATAGCCGGAAATGCTTCATTAACTAGCATCGATTCCGATGATTTGGAAGTTCCATCTCCGAAGATCGTACTAAATCAAAACTATCCCAATCC includes:
- a CDS encoding phosphomethylpyrimidine synthase ThiC; translation: MTQKQYAKQGKITDEMHEAARYDNVTPQFIREGLEMGSIVIPKNIYHKFPARAIGKGLSTKINANLGTSEVRCNLKEEIEKLHIAFKYGTDSVMDLSTGGNLEHIRKTLLKESPIMFGTVPIYSVIYELLCQGKEITDMTKDLLFREIEKQTEAGVDFITVHCGVTKETIRHLERSERVLG
- the thiE gene encoding thiamine phosphate synthase, which codes for MSDFGLYIIISDPVLPYDKIAEICVEEEIEMLQLRAKKLSDQEVLSIGNTINSIIQDSKTKLIINDRPDLAMLIGADGYHLGQDDLSLQDGEKLYPNAKIRGLSTHNLQQVNTAILNKPDYIGFGPIYATPTKENPDPVVGTEKLRSIISLVNMPVVAIGGIDESNIEKVLQTGVKNIAMVRYFMQSHNLKDKIQRIKAICEQYWR
- a CDS encoding sulfide-dependent adenosine diphosphate thiazole synthase, producing the protein MEKRVSLGIIESYFNKLKIHLDNDVVVAGGGPSGLIAAKILAEKGYKVALFEKKLAPGGGMWGGAMMFNEIIIQRSAIHLLAEIGVSHHNLTDDLCTIDSVEATSALIYQAIKAGATLFNCISIEDVILKTDRVHGVVINWTPVNLQNMHVDPLMISAKVTLDSTGHPSEVVQHLERKNDIKLKTLTGKILGEHSLDVAEGESGTVKNSGCVYPGLYVSGMAANNVHGQSRMGPIFGGMLLSGCKVAELIDKELQGRKNV
- a CDS encoding T9SS type A sorting domain-containing protein, with product MKILVKVRENSLEIDNGGNKIMKMKPMLILMLTLLTVSFILATPPFMWDENGIPIRQGVNIEWSRASAVLDNGTVIYVWSDTRYGGRDLWAQAVDETGVLWGPSGVMVDGKDDRQEDPVVIKTSDGNAIIAWIDFHFDSVNGGVFAQKINPQGELLWDESVPLCLADGVQISLNIVPDNDGGAYIIWQDQRSGTIDIYGVHIDSDGNNYPGWPENGLALASGPGNQQNHTFWEDGQGGAILAYVNQDSGIEDIYVLRVLSDGEIAWSYPLATGNQEQQSVRMSPFGANAFGFAYTDAINGNRNIYVKAIDIAGNFLWNGDAIGINPDFYLQVNPRVAASADGNFIVVWEDWAEGSSDLAIQKLDINGDFLWGQRPMVIVTDENNQKNPRIEGDATGGCYVVWDDARGIGHPEVDIYMQHVTVDGDISWEENGRPVAQVPGETFAPLIKPIGDNIIVVWGDMRTGSIGIYYQAYDLAGNAVLQDNGIPVYWGLSGDATEHVAVHSGDYVYVIWEDSRYANFGNQIKVQKIDSSGNALFEENGISIVDGHSGTHQTSFRVIPYHEGGLALTWTEQPEEFDLVYVQAIDANGNLLWGDFGVRPSTLDFNFSQAYPNVPRISYDGNGGYIVAWDETDQLGGFIRNIKAQRIVNGQRVWDDEGITIAYQTGSPVNHFLESVTERYFVWFRGGGADLYVKRLNEDGTVADGWDDYGNLICTAPSNRRLSKSVLTPEGLLIVWEDNRGGTSSIYGQLINENGQVQWQENGIPLIDYDNDQSIISIEYDDGYFYLSWRDARLDPGAQDVAMQKFDLNSNSQWGDPSPFVVSNQFEQDNPNMAKIGDNLLIAWENNYGEIGSDLFIQLANAQNGDLLWAVDGETLCDAEKRQIMAKIVPFDNQFGFVVWSDLRSSGKEDIKGLYAQKIDATFSNTDEITIKPTDHLQLYANYPNPFNPETNISFDLARNDYVSLKIYNLKGQLVKTLIDNEYLARGSYQLVWSGTDNSNKAVGSGVYFYKMESDNISQVRKMLLLK
- a CDS encoding T9SS type A sorting domain-containing protein translates to MHRIFFIMLIIILSSALGAQYLPIPDFYHRYDDILDKLFLWQDIYPDTVMVQQIGYSQEDDIPIYAVKVSSNVQVNEDKPAILIIGQVHAEEILGIEVIMYHIEEILQYRMAPPYSQWLSDLELWFIPTLNPEGLQVVMDDWDVTYRKNKRDNNGNGIFDYVPGIGQDIDGVDLNRNFDFNWVHGDTLYHPGGNEPFDYYRGPYPMSEGEIEALLNLLDQQHFVYSIVWHSSRTGNFSEKVFYSYDWYNVRPSPDYYLAQSIGQGVASQIRKYGSSLFYENLPSLGRTGNAHDWFYKEYGTIQLLVECGTSNIQPQSEAQMLSIVSEAKKGQRWLFNRALNGYLSQSPMLTGHIRDATTNQPLQAEVIIEQHHGRFLTPRMSDQLYGRYWRPLLAGIYTVTIRKEGYETQIIEGVAVNNSAWRILNIDLVKKAETVFTGTVLMENNPVDAEIILTDIEDHKIIVEDGSFIYDTYAGERRILITADGAYPYIGTIYLEPGHHDIEINLSEEHLIFMEDWDTGCCLWIIDGPWQTISENSMSGLAMTDSWDGGKNFYAPNTDTYITTNFPINLISYIPPYYQTPYLIFWQHLYTEWDHDFVYVQASPDLYADPEDWITVYKNSGKFDCWHPVYVSLEPLVGEEFYLRFRLTSDSPDSRLVDPGWIIDDLKIIAGNASLTSIDSDDLEVPSPKIVLNQNYPNPFNPQTVISFSITKPDLETAEITIFNIKGALVDHIRLSDEDIKQGQIVWEAGQRASGVYFYRLSVNGKHKDIKKAVLIK